In Neomonachus schauinslandi chromosome 6, ASM220157v2, whole genome shotgun sequence, a genomic segment contains:
- the FAM170B gene encoding protein FAM170B gives MKRHFTDHRGEQSPTDGASLSLASPESTEERVEVCWSGAVKREEPSPRPGPAVPHKEDVYLAGRARAMLSWSSSPSAQSASEYQSYSQYQSCPSCTYDEEDAAQQSACAFYTHVQTVRGVAVAWETEMGFEPVSRKPRIHQAAFIKRQRRKGSSFEMASNTDLRWELEASKNTCCPEQDDAELLGPLECCLQELRDTPDWLVTTNSGLRCVACCRVFPTLEALLKHAQYGIQEGFSCQIFFEEMLERRRARGQVQELELQEEEQRPSEGSESSRRHARVLPSPQQEQ, from the exons ATGAAACGCCACTTCACAGACCATAGGGGAGAACAGTCACCCACAGATGGGGCCAGCCTCAGCTTGGCCAGCCCGGAGTCCACAGAAGAGAGGGTGGAAGTATGCTGGTCAG GGGCCGTAAAGAGAGAGGAGCCGTCTCCGCGGCCCGGGCCGGCCGTTCCCCACAAGGAGGACGTCTACTTGGCTGGCAGGGCTCGGGCGATGCTGAGCTGGAGCAGCTCACCGTCAGCCCAGTCCGCCTCCGAGTACCAGTCCTACTCCCAGTACCAGTCCTGCCCCTCCTGCACGTACGACGAGGAGGACGCCGCCCAGCAGAGCGCGTGCGCCTTCTACACCCACGTGCAGACGGTGCGGGGCGTGGCCGTGGCCTGGGAGACCGAGATGGGCTTCGAGCCGGTCAGCAGGAAGCCCCGCATTCACCAAGCCGCGTTCAtcaagaggcagaggaggaaaggcTCCTCCTTCGAGATGGCTTCCAACACCGACCTGCGCTGGGAACTAGAAGCCAGCAAGAACACCTGCTGCCCGGAGCAGGACGACGCGGAGCTGCTAGGGCCCCTCGAGTGCTGCCTGCAGGAGCTGCGGGACACCCCGGACTGGCTGGTCACCACGAACTCTGGGCTGCGCTGCGTGGCCTGCTGCCGGGTCTTCCCCACGTTGGAGGCTCTGCTCAAGCACGCCCAGTATGGCATCCAAGAGGGCTTCAGCTGCCAGATCTTTTTTGAGGAGATGCTGGAGAGAAGGCGGGCCCGGGGCCAAGTGCAGGAGCTAGagctgcaggaggaggagcagcgcCCTTCCGAAGGCAGTGAAAGTTCAAGGCGGCACGCCAGGGTGCTTCCCTCGCCGCAGCAGGAGCAGTGA